One Bacteroidota bacterium genomic window, AACCCCACAGCGATGCTCGGTACGTTTGAACGCGGATCGTAGTTAACGGCAACATTGTACGTTGTGAAATGAGTTGTCACCGCTTTTGATTTGCTGGTATTGTCCGAAAGGCGCTCGTATCCGAGAGTGATGAAGAGATTCTGGGCCGGAAGCTTGATCCGATCGGTGATGTTAAATCCCGCAATGTCCGTTCTGAGGAACGTTTGCCCGAATGAATTGTAGTCGCTTCCCCGAAACTGATAGCTGATTCTGAATGCGTTATCGAAGTAATTCAGAGCAAGGCCTACGTCGTAGGCAACTGTTGAGAGTTTCTTGAACGAAAGAGGCCGGAGATTGTCGTTGACCGTAATGAAGCTCTTCAGGATGTCCCGTGCGTTCTTGATGGCAGCAGCATCCTTCGTGTACACCGAGTCGATATACGCATCGGTGAAGTTGCCGCTTGAAATATCGTTATTGTATGCACTGAAGGCAAACTGTCCGGTCAGCTCGATTCTGCTGTTATCGAAGCGCGATAACAAATCTGCTCCCAGTACAAGATTCTCTTTGGGCCTCGTCCCGTACCGGATTGAATTCATGTCATCTTTCGACTTCAACCAGGTGAAGCCGATTTGATATGTCTCGCCAGATCCGAAACTCGGTCGCACGGCAAAAAGGCTGCGCGAGTAGGTTCCGTAATTGTACTTTCCCCAGAGAACCGAATCGATTTTTGCGTATGCCGCGAGAGAGTCGAGCTGTTGTTCGTACGCCAGGTTTTCAATCGGAATGACCTTCAGGAGAGTTCCCTCAATATCACGGACTGTCTTTCCGGCAGCAACCTCAACGTTGAATTTGCCGAGCCTGATTGCAGAGTTCAGCCCGCGAACACGTTTTCCGTTCAGGATCAGACTCGGGAAGTAGGGGTAACTGTCGCCGTATCCCACAAGGAGCCATTTTGATTCCAATCCGGCGTAATATCTGTTTTGCGGCTGCCGATTCAAGCGTTCATCCGACGTGACGAACGCATTGGCATTGAAACGCCACGCACCCTGGCTGCCGTTGAAGCGGAAGTTACCCCGATTGTACCATGTTTCTTCGCGGTTTACTTTCTCGCGCCTGAGCTCAAGATCAACGGATCCCGTTGATACAAATGCGGCACCCCCCCGCTCGGGGGGCTGTCCTTCAGCCAGCACGTTGAATGACGTTGTCACCTGTCGGTGCAATAATCCCTGGCGGTTGTACAACAAAACGGAAGCTGTGTAACGCCCCGGCTTGAGAGTGACTCCGTGATTGGTCGGAACATACACGAGAATGTCATCACTGATAACAATATGGCGCGTGACATTTGTATTATTCAGAAAGAGTTGAGTCGCCCGCTTGACAACCATCGTGTCTGCTCTGAACATCGACACGGAAATCAGCACATCGTTTGCCTCATAGGAGGCGTTTGGTTCAGGACTGAGGAATACCGCTTGTACATCATCCTCCTTCTTCATAACAGGAAGCTGGAGGGTTTTCCCGGGTGCATTGGTAAGCGGGTCCGGGCTTTCGCTTACAGGGTATGACTCGAGTTGACCCGAACGATTGACGAGCACGATATAATATTCAAGGAACGGCGGTGATACATGCCTGGGAGGAATTCGTGCGATTGCCGTGTTTCCTAACAGCTCCATCTCCACCCTGGTCCAGCCCGATTCGGTAAATGAGCGGTAGAGAAAGTATACGCGTTCTATGGTTTCTCCATGGCGCAGCTCGGCACGGACTACCAACGGTGATCCGCTAACAGCTTCAGATGGTGAGAACGAGGAGATGCTCGTTGAAACCTGGGCCTGTAGAGTTGATATACTGATGAGAAGAGAACAGAGCAGAACAAGAGTATGCAGAACACGGCAACGGCACCTCGATAGGGTCGGCGAAAAGCCAATTGTCATTGTATCTAAGAGGAGAATGATTCAAAAAAAAGCCCTGCAGAACATCACATCCACAGGGCTACTCGCGTGTGAACGTCACTTATCTGAACTTGATTTCGATGTTCTTCTTGTTGCCCCCGCCGTCCTTCAACTCGATATCAAGCCTGCCGTCCTGCTCTCCTGTACGCGAGGAAAGCTCGGCGGCTACCTTTTCTTCGGGCGTTGACGGGCGTACTTGGAGAGTACCGTCGGGAAATGAAAGTCCGGTAAACCCGCCGCCCACATCGACAACCCGCGACGAAACCTTGCTTGAGAGCGTAACCAGTCCGTCAAGAACAATCAGCTTATCCGAAGAGTCTGATGCGCTGAACTGTCCGCTTGTTCCCCGCACCGATGCAACAGAAGTCGGCGACGAAAAACGAAAGCCCTCACCCTGTTGTTGCTTCTTGATACTGAAGCCGATGACACCCCGCTCGAACTCGGTCGACTTCAATGTTGACGTTGCATCCTTTGCGCCACTGAGCAGCACCTCGGTCTTTTCACGTACGCGCAACATGCTGTTGTCTTTGAACTTGATCACCGCGATGGATTTCTCTCCGGTTTTCAAACGCTCGCCGGACGAGAGCATTTCGCCCCGCTTGGCAGCCTGCCAGGCTTTGTCGGGTTGTTTGCGCGTAACATCCAGAATAACTCTGCTGATAAGTGCAATAGTAGTATTCTGCATCGGGGGAGGAACTGCGCCCGGGAGGACGCATATCATCACCACTATTAGGCCTGCTAAACCTGTTGTTTTCATTGTCAGACTCCCCTGATTATTCAACAATTACCGAACTGACTGATTCCGGGCTTGACCGGATATCATTCAATGCGTTTAACAAGTCGGCCAGAGAAATAGGGGAACCATTGAACCGGAATGTCCCGGACGGGCTGAGATCCTGGGCGCGAATTTGATCGAACACGGGTTTGTATGAAGGAGGCAGAGCATCCTCCAATTCCTGAAGTAGCCAATCGAGGGAGCTTCTTCGCTGTGTCGAAACGGAGAATGACCGCAAAGCGCTGCGAAGCTCGAGATCTGTTCCGCCCGCTGTGCCAACCAATCCCTTCACGTGCCACACGTATGTCCGGCCAGGCATCAGTGGTCGCGCACCAGTTACGGGATAGCGGAATGATCGCGTTGCAACAGTTGCGGTTGTCTGGGGAGTACCGGAAGCCACTTCTTCCAGGCTTCGCTGACCGGGAAGCATCTCATAGATACTGATTGTTGCGCGCGGCCCGTCGTATTGCCACTCAAACAACGGCAGTTCTTCCACAACTGTCTCACCCGCGGCCGGTGCAAGCAACACCGGGGATGACGGATTGGTCAAATTGAATTCGAACATTCCCTGACCCGTCGCATTGCTGGCGCTGACATCAACCGTAAACCTGTACGTGCCTGCAGGCATCGACCCGCTCGGAAGAGCAATCTCCTGAAATGCTGCTTTCGCCTGTTGGTTGAAGATGTAGCCGTCAACATCGCGCTGCGGAATGCCTCTTCCTCTTCCAAGTTCGAGGTTGGTAACAGTTCTGGTGCCTTCCAACAGGAAGGGTTTCGAGATGAACTTCGCGGCATTGACGTAGGTTTCACCGGCAGCCAAATAGACATCAAGGTTGATCGTGAGAACCACTTCGACCGATTGTGGTGACGACATGGTGATTGTAAAAAGCCACTTCGGCGTTGTGGCATTGAGAAAATCAAGGTCGCTAATACTCAGAGTATTAACGGGTGCACGAAGGGTGGTAACGGTGATTTGGCTCTGTGAGGTGGCCGGCCACAGAAGAACCGCCAAGCAGAAAAGAACCGAAAGGACTCCCCAAGTCCTTTTCCCATCAAACACATTCTTCATAATTGTTCCCCTTCAGATTATGAATAGACAACATTCCCCTTGAAATGATAAGAAAAACCCCATTGGATAGCAAACCCGATGATCTTTGCGACTGTTCAACGCACAAAAAAGGGAGGGCGCTTCAAAAGGCCCTCCCATGACCGGATCTTTCTATGGCAATGGTAATCAGAAATTTCTGATATCGTTGAACACGACAAAAGCCATGAATGCGAGGAGGAGAAAGAACCCCGCCCGCTGAACCACAAGCTTGATTTTCGTCGGGATTTCCCGCCCCATTATTCCCTCAATGCCGAGAAACACAAGGTGTCCGCCGTCAAGGGCCGGGATTGGCAGGATATTCAGGATGGCGAGACTGATGCTGAGAAACGCCATAAACGTCAGGTATGTGATGATGCCCAGTTCAGCAGTCTGCGAGGCGAGCTGCGCAATTTTGATTGGCCCAGCGACGGATTCGCGGAAGGGGGTTTTGCCGCTGACAATACTCCCGATCCCCTTGATCGTCAGCCCCACCACATTGCTGATGCTGACAACGCCCTCATTCAGGGCTTCGAGCAGTGAATAGTCTGTATGTTTGACCGGCCCGTTGTAACGCAACCCGAACGAGATACCTATCAACCCCTTGTCGCTTGGCACAACCGTGCCCGACATCAGCGAGTCGTTGCGTCGCCATTCAACATGCAACGGCTTACCCGCATGTGCACGTACGATCTCATTCACTCTGCGGTCGTACCTGATCGGTTGATTGTCGAGCGAGAGGAGAACGTCGCCCGCCTTGAGTCCTAACTCCGCGGCAGGCCTGCCCGGATCAACGGTGTTGATAACGAGTTCCGTGTGGTTAGGCGTAATACCGAATGAGCCTTCGTTGAGGGATTGCAGAGTCTGTTCAGGGGCGTTGACAATCACTTCATTCCCATCCCGCAGGACAACGAAGTGAAGTTCCTTCCCGATATTTTGGAGATAGACATGATTCCTGACGTCATCCCAATGCTCAATCTTCTTGTCGTTTATTGTCAAAATCTTGTCGCCGCTTCGGAGTCCGGCTGCCTCGGCGGGGCTTGCTTCAAGCACGTAGCCGATTTCTGTGGTGTCGGAAACACTTTTGCCTTGCGAATAGTGAATCCCCCAAAAAATTCCAACGGCGAGAAGGATGTTCATAATCACGCCGGCAGAAATGACAATCATTCTCTGCCAGATCGGTTTCGAACGGTATTCCCACGGTTGAGGTTCCTGTTGCAAGTATTCGGTATCAAAGCTTTCATCGATCATCCCGGCGATCTTGACATACCCGCCGATCGGAATCCAGGAGATACAGTAATCCGTTTCACCGATTTTCTTCCCGAATGCGCGGGGAGGAAAGCCTAGAGAGAACACATCAACCCGCATACCGAACATTTTTGCTGCAAGAAAATGCCCCAACTCATGAATGAATACCAGAATACCTAACGTGACAACAAAATAAAATATCGTGTTGATGACTTCCATGCGATTCCTTCGTTACTGTACCGTTGTTGAGAATTCGTGAGCATGCTGACGCGTCTCGGCATCAATACGCACAATTTGTTCGTACGTTGCATTGTGAACCACTGTGTGTGAAAGCAGCGCTTCCTCGATGACTTCGGGAATTGATGAAAAAGGGATTTCCTGATTCAGGAACTTCTGCACGGCAACTTCATTGGCGGCGTTCAGAACGGTGGTTGCCGTTCCCCCTTTCTCCAATGCCGTGAACGCGAGATCAAGACATTTGAACTTCTCGTAGTCCGGCTCGTCAAACGTCATTTCTTTCAGCGTAGAAAAATCCAACCGCTTGTGCGGAGCTTCCGGTCTGTCGGGATACATCAACGCGTATTGAATCGGCACCTTCATATCGGGCATGCCAAGCTGCGCCTTCGTCGAGCCGTCCTTGAATTCCACCATCGAGTGGATGATGGATTGCGGGTGAATCACGACATCAATGCGTGCGGGCGGCAATCCGAACAACCAGTGTGCTTCTATCACCTCAAGTCCTTTATTCATCAGCGTTGCCGAATCGATCGTGATTTTGTTCCCCATGCTCCACGTCGGATGATTTAACGCATCGGCAACCGTGATACCGGAGAAGCGTTCTTTTTCCAGTCGCCGGAACGGACCGCCGGAGGCCGTAAGAATCAGCCTCTCAACATTGCCGATCTCTTCGCCTTGCAGACATTGGAGGATGGCACTATGCTCGCTGTCAACAGGAATCATCCGTACGCCATGTGTCTTCACGGCTTTCATCATGATTTCGCCGGCAACGACAAGCGTTTCCTTATTTGCCAGAGCTATGTCCTTTCCGGCTTGAATGGCATGCAGCGTCGGCTTCAGTCCGGCAAACCCGACCAGGGAACTCACAACAACGTCAACATCTTCGCGCTGAACGATCTCGCACAAGGCATCTTCGCCGGAAAGTACTTCAGTTGTTCCATTGACGAATTTTCTCAGGACTGACGCGTTGCACTCGTCAAGTACCACAACCGCACGCGGGTTGAATTGCAGGATCTGCTTCTGCAACAAGTCGATATTCTTGTGTCCCGTCAGATAGGTAACGCGGAAACGGTCGGGAAACAGGGAAATGACATCCAGTGTGCTGCGCCCGATGGAACCCGTGGAACCGAGGATGGCTATGTTCTTCTTTCTCACTATCGAAAAATCATTCTCTCACACAGAAACAAAATCACCAAGAGATTCGTTCTTGAATCAAAGCTTGGTGATGAAAATAGTCGTTTCAAATCAGCAAAAAGGTACGTAAATCGCATTTCGTTAGCAAGGAATGCGCTGCGATCCAATATGGGAACCAGCCTCCTTGAGGACAGTTTATGCTTATTGCACTCATATTGTATAGTTATGTGAATTTGGTATATTATTTCACATGAATCGAAATGCCCGGGAAAAAACCACTCTGCTTGCTGCAATATTCTGCGCGATTGCCTTATGGCTTTGTGCCTCTACGTTTCGTGCCGCTGGCCAGACTTCTGATACGAACAATCGTTACCGGTTGGCGCAGAGCTACGAACAAGGCGGCGATTTCGAGAACGCGGCAAAATTGTACCGTGAGCTTCTTCTTGCCGATCCGGCCAACTACGTGTTCTTCGACGGACTCCGGCGGTCGTACTTTCAGCTTAAGAGATATGATGATGCGATTATTCTGATTCGCCAGCGTTTGGTTTCGAACCCGCGCGACCTGAATCTGCTGTGTTATCTCGGCAGCGCCCAATACCAGTCCGGCCAGGAACGCGAAGCGAGTGCTTCCTGGGAACAGGCGATAAACGTCGATCCGAAGAATGCCAATGTGTATCGTGTTGTGGCAAACACGCTGATCGAGAACCGTTTGCTTGAGAAGACTGCCGAATTGTACCGCCGGGCACGTGTCGCATGCAACGATCCGAATCTGTTCACTCTTGAGCTTGCCCAGCTTCTCTCGGCAACCATGGATTACGCCGGAGCGACAACGGAATTCCTCCGGTACTTGCAGCAGATTCCCACACAACTCGGCTATGTACAGAGCCGGATGTCGCAATACACCGGGAAGGAAGATGCGCGCAATGCGGCAATTGATGTCGTTCGCTCGGCCCAGCGGAACTCCGATGACTTGAATCTTCATCGCCTTCTTGCGTGGCTAATGATGGAAGCGAAGAACTTCGGCGAGGCGTTCAATGTGTATAAAAGAATCGACGCGTTGACGAATGCACAAGGAGTTGAATTGTATTCATTTGCCGAGCGGGCTTACAAAGAAGGCGCGTTCGGCATTGCCGCGGAAGCGTACAGGACTGCAATTGCTGCACCGCTTGTACCGCAGCGGCTCCCGCATGCACAGTTCGGGCTTGCACTTGCCGTCAAAGAGTTGAGTCTTCTTGAAGACTCCGTCAAAAGAACCTTGCACACCGCGGGCCCTGTGCCTGAGTCCCAATCAAGGTTTGTTGCAGCGATTGATCATTTCAGAACATTGATAACGGAGTATCCCAACAGCGAGTTTGCCGCGCGTTCATATCATCAAATCGGGCTGCTGCAATTTGAAAAGTACTTCGATCTCGACGGCGCGTTGGCGTCGTTTCAGAAAGTTGAACAGGGGTTGCCCCGGACGAATCCCGTCAGATTCGATGCACTGATCAAGTTGGGAGAGGTGTTGACGGCGAAAGGCGACACAGCAGCGGCGGCCATTCGGTTTCGTTCCGTGATGGCCGCGCCCAACGCGACGCCCGATCAACAAGATGAAGCAACGTACAGGCTTGCCGAGCTCGAGTATTTTGCAGGGAACTTCAACGAAGCAATCCGGAACCTCGACGCTATCAGCACAAACCTGAAAGCCGACTATACAAACGATGCGCTGCTACTCCGCTCTTTTTTGCAGGAAAATTCACAAGGTGCCGAAATCCCCCTCAAAGAATTTGCAAGGGCAGACTACCTTGCCCGCCAGAAGAAATACACCGAGGCAATATCAGCATTTCAAGGTGTTATTGACAGGAACCCCCAGGCGCTGTTTGTGGATGATGGTATGATGAAGATTGCAACGCTGCAAACCAAAGCCACGCGGTATACCGATGCGCTCGCAACATATCAGGCGCTGGTGTTGCAATTCAAGGAGAGTAGCATAGCGCTTGACAAGGCACAGTTCAGCATCGCCGAATTGTACGATTACAGCCTGAACAGCAAAGCACAGGCCATTGCTGAGTACGAAAAACTGCTGGCCGACTACCCGCAATCGCTGCTGAACGAAAAGGCACGCCGGCGGATCAGAGAGTTGAGAGGGGATTCGTTATGAGAAGTCTGTGTACCCGGACCGCAATACGGCTTCTGCTTTTCGTCCTGCTTGCTTACAATGTCGCAGCGGCCCAATCCAAGGTTCTGATCCCGATGGATTTGTCACAGACGGATCATCTGAAGGCGTACGGCCTCGCGTACTGGGCCTTGACAAAGGGAATTGAAATTGACTGGCTGCTGAACTATCGCGGCGGTTCATTCATGATAGATGATCACAGCGTGGTTTCGGCGGAATGCCGTATACGCGGTGTCGCTTTCACCTTTGTCAGCGCTTCCGAGGCTTCGCAGATTTACTCTGAAGTCCAGCAGGAAGATAACAACATGGATGTCATCCGTCTGGAAAAAGCACCGAAAGTTGCCGTATACGTACCGCCTGGCTTCCAGCCCTGGGATGATGCGGTAACGCTCGCGCTTGAGTACGCCGAGATCAAGTACGATAAGCTGTGGGATACTGAGGTCATAGCCGGCAAACTGAACGAGTACGACTGGCTTCATCTGCATCACGAAGATTTTACCGGCCAGTACGGCAAGTTCTACGCATCCTTCGCCCAGGCAACATGGTACATTGAACAACAGGTGACGTTGGAGAGGGAGGCAAAGAAGCTCGGATTCAAGAAAGTGTCAGAATTGAAAAAGGCCGTGGCGCGGAAAATCAAAGAGTATGTCGGCAGCGGCGGATTCATGTTTGCCATGTGTTCGGCAACGGACACGTACGATATTGCACTCGCTGCCGAGAATACCGATATTTGTGATGTAATGTACGACGGCGATCCGCCAGACCCGAACGCACAGCAAAAACTCGATTTCAGCAAAACGCTGGCATTTACAAACTTCACGCTCGAAAAGAACCCTCTGCGCTACGAGTACTCCGATATCGATCAGCCGCCGAGTGATTTGTTAGGATTGCAGAATCCGGAAACCGATTACTTCACATTGTTTGAGTTCTCCGCCAAGTTCGATCCCGTGCCGACTATGCTTACGCAGAACCACGTCAACGTGCTGAAGGCATTTCTCGGACAAACCACGAACTTCAAAAAAAGCTTGATCAAAAACACCGTGACAATACTTGCAGAGAAAGAAGGAATTGACCAGGTTCGCTACCTGCACGGGAATTTTGGCCGGGGAACGTTTACGTTTTATGGCGGCCACGATCCTGAAGATTACCAACACGCAGTCGGTGATCCGCCGACGGATTTGTCGTTGCACAAGAATTCTCCCGGATACAGGCTCATTCTCAATAACATTCTCTTCCCGGCGG contains:
- a CDS encoding tetratricopeptide repeat protein gives rise to the protein MNRNAREKTTLLAAIFCAIALWLCASTFRAAGQTSDTNNRYRLAQSYEQGGDFENAAKLYRELLLADPANYVFFDGLRRSYFQLKRYDDAIILIRQRLVSNPRDLNLLCYLGSAQYQSGQEREASASWEQAINVDPKNANVYRVVANTLIENRLLEKTAELYRRARVACNDPNLFTLELAQLLSATMDYAGATTEFLRYLQQIPTQLGYVQSRMSQYTGKEDARNAAIDVVRSAQRNSDDLNLHRLLAWLMMEAKNFGEAFNVYKRIDALTNAQGVELYSFAERAYKEGAFGIAAEAYRTAIAAPLVPQRLPHAQFGLALAVKELSLLEDSVKRTLHTAGPVPESQSRFVAAIDHFRTLITEYPNSEFAARSYHQIGLLQFEKYFDLDGALASFQKVEQGLPRTNPVRFDALIKLGEVLTAKGDTAAAAIRFRSVMAAPNATPDQQDEATYRLAELEYFAGNFNEAIRNLDAISTNLKADYTNDALLLRSFLQENSQGAEIPLKEFARADYLARQKKYTEAISAFQGVIDRNPQALFVDDGMMKIATLQTKATRYTDALATYQALVLQFKESSIALDKAQFSIAELYDYSLNSKAQAIAEYEKLLADYPQSLLNEKARRRIRELRGDSL
- a CDS encoding 1-deoxy-D-xylulose-5-phosphate reductoisomerase; the protein is MRKKNIAILGSTGSIGRSTLDVISLFPDRFRVTYLTGHKNIDLLQKQILQFNPRAVVVLDECNASVLRKFVNGTTEVLSGEDALCEIVQREDVDVVVSSLVGFAGLKPTLHAIQAGKDIALANKETLVVAGEIMMKAVKTHGVRMIPVDSEHSAILQCLQGEEIGNVERLILTASGGPFRRLEKERFSGITVADALNHPTWSMGNKITIDSATLMNKGLEVIEAHWLFGLPPARIDVVIHPQSIIHSMVEFKDGSTKAQLGMPDMKVPIQYALMYPDRPEAPHKRLDFSTLKEMTFDEPDYEKFKCLDLAFTALEKGGTATTVLNAANEVAVQKFLNQEIPFSSIPEVIEEALLSHTVVHNATYEQIVRIDAETRQHAHEFSTTVQ
- a CDS encoding FecR domain-containing protein → MKTTGLAGLIVVMICVLPGAVPPPMQNTTIALISRVILDVTRKQPDKAWQAAKRGEMLSSGERLKTGEKSIAVIKFKDNSMLRVREKTEVLLSGAKDATSTLKSTEFERGVIGFSIKKQQQGEGFRFSSPTSVASVRGTSGQFSASDSSDKLIVLDGLVTLSSKVSSRVVDVGGGFTGLSFPDGTLQVRPSTPEEKVAAELSSRTGEQDGRLDIELKDGGGNKKNIEIKFR
- a CDS encoding asparagine synthetase B, producing MRLLLFVLLAYNVAAAQSKVLIPMDLSQTDHLKAYGLAYWALTKGIEIDWLLNYRGGSFMIDDHSVVSAECRIRGVAFTFVSASEASQIYSEVQQEDNNMDVIRLEKAPKVAVYVPPGFQPWDDAVTLALEYAEIKYDKLWDTEVIAGKLNEYDWLHLHHEDFTGQYGKFYASFAQATWYIEQQVTLEREAKKLGFKKVSELKKAVARKIKEYVGSGGFMFAMCSATDTYDIALAAENTDICDVMYDGDPPDPNAQQKLDFSKTLAFTNFTLEKNPLRYEYSDIDQPPSDLLGLQNPETDYFTLFEFSAKFDPVPTMLTQNHVNVLKAFLGQTTNFKKSLIKNTVTILAEKEGIDQVRYLHGNFGRGTFTFYGGHDPEDYQHAVGDPPTDLSLHKNSPGYRLILNNILFPAAKKKQQKT
- the rseP gene encoding RIP metalloprotease RseP, with amino-acid sequence MEVINTIFYFVVTLGILVFIHELGHFLAAKMFGMRVDVFSLGFPPRAFGKKIGETDYCISWIPIGGYVKIAGMIDESFDTEYLQQEPQPWEYRSKPIWQRMIVISAGVIMNILLAVGIFWGIHYSQGKSVSDTTEIGYVLEASPAEAAGLRSGDKILTINDKKIEHWDDVRNHVYLQNIGKELHFVVLRDGNEVIVNAPEQTLQSLNEGSFGITPNHTELVINTVDPGRPAAELGLKAGDVLLSLDNQPIRYDRRVNEIVRAHAGKPLHVEWRRNDSLMSGTVVPSDKGLIGISFGLRYNGPVKHTDYSLLEALNEGVVSISNVVGLTIKGIGSIVSGKTPFRESVAGPIKIAQLASQTAELGIITYLTFMAFLSISLAILNILPIPALDGGHLVFLGIEGIMGREIPTKIKLVVQRAGFFLLLAFMAFVVFNDIRNF